The following coding sequences lie in one Alloacidobacterium dinghuense genomic window:
- a CDS encoding peptidylprolyl isomerase, which produces MNAFARLASLAFLSSSLLFAQQSTPQQTTPPATPPASSQELPDSPGTQAHVSPQPTGPTAVLDTSMGRITCKLFSKEAPETVANFTGLAQGTKDWTDRTTHKKMHNKPLYDGTQFHRVIPEFMIQGGDPTATGMGDPGYMFQDEFDPNLNFDVPGRLAMANSGPNTNGSQFFITEVPTEHLNQKHTIFGQCDDSSILVVKTIARVERDGNDKPVDPVILKKVTIVPEGQPLPSTPSASSSQ; this is translated from the coding sequence ATGAACGCATTCGCTCGCCTAGCCTCGCTTGCTTTTCTTTCGTCCTCACTTCTTTTCGCACAGCAATCCACTCCACAGCAGACCACCCCTCCAGCAACGCCTCCGGCATCGAGTCAGGAATTGCCGGATTCGCCGGGGACACAGGCGCATGTCAGCCCGCAGCCGACGGGACCAACGGCGGTTCTGGATACAAGCATGGGCCGTATCACTTGCAAGCTCTTTTCAAAGGAAGCTCCGGAGACGGTTGCCAACTTTACCGGGTTGGCGCAGGGCACGAAGGACTGGACCGATCGAACGACACACAAAAAGATGCACAACAAGCCTCTGTACGACGGTACGCAGTTTCATCGCGTGATTCCTGAGTTCATGATTCAGGGCGGCGATCCCACAGCAACGGGTATGGGCGATCCGGGGTACATGTTTCAGGATGAGTTCGACCCGAACTTGAACTTCGACGTGCCAGGACGGCTGGCGATGGCGAACTCCGGACCAAACACGAATGGGTCGCAGTTCTTCATCACCGAGGTTCCGACGGAGCACCTAAACCAGAAGCACACCATCTTCGGGCAGTGCGACGATTCGAGCATTCTGGTGGTCAAGACGATTGCTCGTGTAGAGCGCGATGGCAACGATAAGCCGGTCGATCCGGTGATTCTGAAAAAAGTGACGATCGTGCCCGAGGGACAGCCACTTCCAAGCACTCCATCGGCATCATCATCTCAATAA
- a CDS encoding peptidylprolyl isomerase, with the protein MPRSTGTYAIFKTSEGTVVCRLFEKEAPKTVANFVELAEGKREWTHPVGGKKSSDKLYDGTIFHRVIPEFMIQGGDPAGTGMGGPGYKFEDETKGSPHSFDKKGKLAMANAGPNTNGSQFFITVAPTTWLTGKHTIFGEVVEGQDVADKISTVARGAQDKPKTPVTIDSLVIERVA; encoded by the coding sequence ATGCCTCGTTCCACTGGTACCTACGCGATTTTCAAAACGAGCGAAGGGACGGTCGTCTGCCGTCTTTTTGAGAAAGAAGCACCGAAGACGGTTGCCAATTTTGTCGAGCTTGCCGAGGGCAAGCGTGAGTGGACGCATCCTGTAGGGGGCAAGAAGAGTAGCGACAAGCTCTATGACGGCACGATTTTTCATCGCGTCATTCCGGAGTTCATGATTCAGGGCGGCGACCCGGCGGGGACGGGCATGGGCGGTCCTGGGTACAAGTTCGAAGACGAGACGAAGGGGTCTCCGCACTCCTTCGACAAAAAAGGCAAGCTGGCAATGGCGAATGCGGGGCCGAATACGAACGGCTCACAGTTCTTTATCACAGTCGCTCCGACGACGTGGCTGACGGGCAAGCATACGATCTTTGGCGAAGTGGTTGAAGGGCAGGATGTGGCCGACAAGATTTCGACCGTCGCTCGCGGAGCGCAGGATAAGCCGAAGACTCCGGTCACGATTGACTCGCTGGTGATTGAGCGCGTGGCTTAA
- the crcB gene encoding fluoride efflux transporter CrcB, which yields MQNYVYIALGGALGSLTRYWVGATVANRMGTRFPYGTFIVNITACLILGFALTLMGKRPEISPALRFLIPIGFVGAYSTFSTFEWETFANLQTGAFFIAGLYVILSCVLGLAAVWCGVLLARLCS from the coding sequence TTGCAGAACTACGTCTACATTGCTTTGGGCGGCGCGCTTGGATCCCTTACTCGTTATTGGGTTGGAGCCACGGTTGCAAACCGCATGGGCACGAGGTTTCCCTACGGCACTTTCATCGTGAACATCACTGCCTGCCTCATTCTAGGGTTCGCACTCACTCTGATGGGCAAACGGCCGGAGATTAGTCCAGCTCTGCGTTTTCTGATTCCGATTGGGTTTGTCGGCGCCTACAGCACCTTCTCGACATTTGAGTGGGAGACATTTGCGAACCTGCAGACGGGCGCATTTTTCATCGCAGGGCTCTATGTGATTCTGAGCTGTGTTCTTGGACTCGCCGCGGTTTGGTGCGGTGTGCTGCTTGCGCGGCTCTGCTCGTGA
- a CDS encoding DUF190 domain-containing protein gives MLNPGKAAKISIYLSEGSTHKGAAAYASILDFLFFRGVTGATVLKGVAGFGADHHLHSASMVDISDKMPMKIEFIETQEKVDELLPQLQEMAGTGMIEIQETMIAKPPQAAKAKKPPAPHVKIEGKAKLMRIYVGESDRWQDKPLHEALVTAMRAHDLAGVTVYRGISGYGAHRRVHKEKPFHLSRDNSMMLTVVDTEEKLKSFLPVVDQMVQEGLVVLSDVDIIKYAHRAETGEAHD, from the coding sequence ATGTTGAATCCGGGAAAAGCGGCCAAAATTTCGATCTATCTGAGCGAAGGATCGACCCACAAGGGTGCGGCAGCCTATGCGAGCATTCTCGATTTCTTGTTCTTTCGTGGCGTTACCGGCGCGACCGTGTTGAAGGGAGTGGCCGGGTTTGGCGCGGATCATCATCTGCATTCCGCGAGCATGGTGGATATCTCAGACAAAATGCCGATGAAGATTGAGTTCATTGAAACTCAGGAGAAAGTGGACGAACTGTTGCCGCAGCTACAGGAGATGGCTGGGACGGGCATGATCGAAATACAGGAGACAATGATCGCCAAGCCACCACAAGCGGCAAAAGCGAAGAAGCCTCCTGCGCCGCACGTGAAGATCGAAGGCAAAGCGAAGCTGATGCGAATCTATGTTGGCGAGAGCGACCGCTGGCAGGATAAGCCGCTGCACGAAGCGCTGGTCACGGCGATGCGCGCTCACGATCTTGCCGGGGTGACGGTCTATCGCGGCATCTCCGGCTACGGGGCGCACCGCCGGGTGCATAAGGAAAAGCCGTTTCACCTGTCGCGTGACAACTCGATGATGCTGACGGTTGTGGATACGGAAGAAAAGCTCAAGTCTTTCCTGCCGGTAGTGGACCAGATGGTGCAGGAGGGGTTGGTTGTGCTTTCCGACGTAGACATCATTAAGTACGCGCATCGGGCGGAGACCGGCGAGGCCCACGATTAG
- a CDS encoding FAD-containing oxidoreductase has protein sequence MTNRFDAIIVGAGQAGPSLAGRLTAAGRKVAMIERKLFGGTCVNTGCIPTKTLVASAYVAHKARTAAEYGVAAGPVTVDMKAVKARKDQISGKSRTGVEGWLRGLENCTVYTGHARFESAHEIRVGDDLLSADQIFLNVGGRAHIPDMPGVDTVPFLTNVGILQLDTLPRHLVVVGGSYIGLEFAQMYRRFGSEVAVVEMGPRLVQHEDEDVSEAIKGFLEKEGIKIRLNAKCIHLEQRGSDVAVGVECEADASVSVGSHILLAVGRRPNTDDLGLDRAGVESDERGYIKVDDQLRTNVPGIWAMGDCNGKGAFTHTSYNDFEIVAANLLDNDPRRVSDRIPAHCLYTDPPLGRAGMTEREVRQSGRPALIGTRAMTRVGRAYEKGETEGFLKILVDAETKAILGASLLGTGCDEVIHCILDVMYAKKPYTTISRAMHIHPTVSELIPTVLQDLKPLK, from the coding sequence ATGACTAATCGATTTGACGCCATCATCGTCGGGGCCGGTCAGGCCGGTCCTTCGTTAGCGGGACGCCTCACCGCAGCTGGCCGCAAGGTTGCCATGATTGAACGCAAGCTCTTTGGCGGAACCTGCGTTAACACCGGCTGCATTCCCACCAAGACGCTTGTTGCGAGCGCGTACGTCGCGCACAAGGCGCGCACTGCGGCAGAATACGGGGTCGCTGCGGGCCCGGTCACCGTAGACATGAAGGCAGTCAAGGCTCGCAAGGATCAGATCTCCGGCAAATCCCGTACTGGAGTCGAAGGGTGGCTGCGCGGCTTGGAAAATTGCACCGTCTACACCGGTCACGCGCGCTTCGAGTCTGCACACGAAATCCGGGTAGGCGATGATCTACTCTCCGCCGATCAAATCTTCCTCAACGTCGGCGGACGCGCCCACATCCCGGACATGCCGGGCGTCGACACCGTCCCGTTCCTGACAAACGTCGGTATTCTGCAGTTAGATACACTCCCGCGCCATCTCGTCGTCGTCGGCGGCAGCTACATTGGCCTCGAATTCGCGCAGATGTATCGCCGCTTTGGAAGCGAAGTCGCCGTCGTCGAAATGGGTCCGCGACTGGTGCAGCACGAGGACGAAGATGTCTCCGAAGCCATCAAGGGCTTCCTCGAAAAAGAAGGCATCAAGATCCGGCTCAACGCCAAGTGTATTCACCTCGAACAGCGGGGCAGTGACGTAGCCGTCGGCGTCGAATGCGAAGCCGATGCATCGGTGAGCGTCGGATCCCACATCCTGCTTGCAGTAGGGCGCCGCCCTAATACCGACGATCTCGGCCTTGATCGCGCCGGCGTCGAATCTGATGAGCGCGGCTACATCAAGGTCGACGACCAGCTCCGGACCAACGTCCCCGGCATCTGGGCCATGGGCGATTGCAACGGCAAGGGCGCTTTTACCCACACCTCATACAACGACTTCGAAATCGTCGCCGCCAACCTGCTCGACAACGATCCTCGCCGCGTCAGCGATCGCATCCCGGCTCACTGCCTGTATACCGATCCGCCGCTCGGACGCGCCGGTATGACGGAAAGGGAAGTGCGTCAATCCGGAAGACCGGCTCTCATCGGCACACGCGCCATGACCAGGGTAGGCCGTGCCTACGAAAAGGGTGAGACGGAGGGTTTCCTCAAAATTCTTGTCGATGCCGAGACGAAAGCAATTCTCGGCGCTTCACTTCTCGGCACTGGATGCGATGAAGTCATCCACTGCATTCTCGACGTAATGTACGCCAAAAAGCCTTACACAACGATCTCGCGCGCCATGCACATCCATCCGACCGTCTCGGAACTGATCCCGACCGTCCTGCAGGATCTCAAGCCGCTCAAGTGA
- a CDS encoding Gfo/Idh/MocA family protein, giving the protein MVTRREFLDTLAVGAAGMAIGATAKSYAQILGSNDRINFATFGLNSRAYAHLSALGANKDAARLSHVCDVDTTILGKFCGSVQKELGYEPATDQDYRKVLASKDVDAITIATPDHWHTPLAIAGLQAGKHVYVEKPCSHNPAEGALLVEAQKKYGKLVQMGNQQRSSKHTIEIVNKIHDGLIGRAYFAKAWYSNTRKSIGTGKEIAVPATLNWDLWQGPAPRRPYKDNLHPYNWHWFWIYGTGETLNNGTHEVDVCRWALGVDLPNRVTASGGRYQFKDDWQFYDTLVTSFEYDDKAISWEGKCCNGMRYYGRDRGSTIMGTTGSVLVDRDGYEIYDLHGKKTDEFKTGSETSSSDLTGRDSMTDDHFANFIAGIRTGAKLNAPVAEGNVAVTMLQLSNIAWKVNRELKLDTKNGKILGDAEAMKGWNREYEKGWEPRI; this is encoded by the coding sequence ATGGTTACTCGCCGGGAATTTCTCGACACGCTTGCAGTTGGAGCGGCAGGCATGGCGATTGGAGCAACGGCCAAAAGTTACGCTCAGATTCTGGGCTCGAACGATCGTATTAACTTTGCCACATTTGGTTTGAATAGCCGCGCCTATGCGCATCTGTCTGCGTTGGGGGCTAACAAGGATGCTGCACGCCTGTCTCACGTGTGCGATGTCGACACCACGATTCTGGGGAAATTCTGCGGCAGTGTGCAGAAAGAGCTCGGATATGAGCCTGCCACAGACCAGGATTATCGCAAGGTGCTTGCCTCGAAGGATGTGGACGCGATTACGATTGCGACTCCTGACCACTGGCATACACCGTTAGCGATTGCGGGGCTGCAGGCGGGCAAACATGTGTATGTAGAGAAGCCGTGCAGCCACAATCCTGCTGAAGGGGCGTTGCTTGTCGAGGCGCAAAAGAAATACGGCAAGCTCGTGCAGATGGGCAACCAGCAGCGCTCGTCCAAGCACACGATTGAGATTGTTAACAAGATTCATGATGGGCTGATTGGCCGGGCTTATTTTGCGAAAGCCTGGTACAGCAATACGCGCAAGTCCATTGGGACGGGAAAAGAGATCGCGGTTCCCGCTACTCTTAATTGGGATCTGTGGCAGGGACCTGCGCCGAGAAGACCGTATAAGGACAATCTCCATCCTTATAACTGGCACTGGTTCTGGATCTATGGAACGGGCGAGACGTTGAATAACGGGACGCACGAAGTGGATGTATGCCGCTGGGCTTTGGGTGTGGACTTACCCAATCGCGTTACGGCTTCCGGCGGGAGATATCAATTCAAAGACGACTGGCAGTTCTATGACACGCTTGTCACCAGCTTTGAGTATGACGATAAGGCGATCAGCTGGGAGGGCAAGTGCTGCAACGGAATGCGATATTACGGGCGCGACCGCGGATCGACGATCATGGGCACGACAGGATCGGTGCTGGTCGATCGTGACGGCTACGAGATCTACGACCTGCACGGCAAGAAGACCGATGAGTTCAAGACCGGCAGCGAGACCAGCTCTTCTGATCTGACCGGGCGCGATTCGATGACGGATGATCACTTCGCAAACTTCATTGCCGGCATTCGCACTGGGGCGAAGTTGAACGCTCCAGTAGCAGAAGGAAATGTTGCGGTGACGATGCTTCAGCTTTCGAACATTGCGTGGAAGGTGAATCGCGAGCTGAAACTGGATACCAAGAACGGGAAAATTCTTGGCGACGCGGAAGCGATGAAGGGCTGGAACCGCGAATACGAGAAAGGCTGGGAGCCTCGTATCTAG
- a CDS encoding SRPBCC domain-containing protein — protein sequence MSAYLQSPVIITSSQPRREAIFETAAESDSIQPLSVRSSAAFSVAPARLFYALTIPEYIETWLTPPDSDEIRCTGNPTTGEALSIELRSNHRVTASILAEYKSISPQDLNIRWYVRSRTRTCVSQLRVAIRTVRADALLRIRHSGFANPSDWHWHQELWGLSLTKMQMLIR from the coding sequence ATGAGCGCATATCTTCAGTCCCCGGTCATCATCACATCTTCACAGCCTCGACGCGAAGCCATCTTTGAGACGGCAGCTGAAAGTGATTCGATCCAGCCTCTGTCTGTTCGATCCAGCGCCGCTTTCAGTGTTGCCCCCGCGCGGCTTTTCTATGCGCTGACAATACCCGAATACATTGAGACGTGGCTCACCCCGCCTGACTCGGATGAAATCCGCTGCACTGGGAATCCCACGACCGGAGAAGCGCTATCGATTGAACTGCGCAGCAACCATCGGGTAACGGCCAGCATTCTTGCCGAGTACAAAAGCATCTCGCCGCAGGACCTGAACATACGCTGGTACGTAAGATCGCGTACGCGCACCTGTGTCAGTCAGCTTCGCGTGGCCATACGAACTGTGCGTGCCGATGCGCTCCTGCGCATACGTCATTCTGGATTTGCCAATCCGAGCGATTGGCATTGGCATCAGGAGCTCTGGGGCTTATCCCTGACCAAGATGCAAATGTTGATCCGTTAA
- a CDS encoding TonB-dependent receptor, which yields MLFSKVVRRLIPLCFGLVVLLPSNPDLLGQGITTGTVSGSVADSSGAVVEHAHITATEVSKGIRLIADTEPDGAFSLRAVPIGKYELVISASGFSNANVENVFVNAGATTDIGRIALSVTSAAEQVQVNASTSALLETSDSQVTTVFDSQQMSRLPFNNGFDTATELIPGVVSAHADNFSNTNGDTFSVNGQSSRFNNFELDGQSNNDNTIGGPQVFFGNQDAIGQLQVITNNYSAQYGRNAGAVVNYITKSGTNQFHGSGFEYYQGQFLSSFTNQAKNPLFGYCLPGQDPTTTGCMPTQLTRYVENRYGGTLGGPILKDKLWFFGSTYWNTIHTGAAPAVSNNPTDGTLTPTPAGLQQLASVFPNNPSVAILQNYGPYGVKTGNPQPVGAITMQTVTGPGGVTTTIPFSLVQRLITTPYRDQEHLGRLDWQPTGADHLFLRYFYQDLDLAAAAGDIAAGGWGDSLGGAHSIGADWTHTFNTHWVDQLRYSFQQTRAYLEGGAYPSCSASDVVDCPSDVVFTGSSDLSFGYTQNPQIPQGRIVKVTQVQNNATWSHGNHTLLLGGEIDYQNSPSAYLPSYGGTFVFNTLSNFLANGPLAGQTAQNASTLSLADGNYTTKFTELDAAGYIQDDWRVTPSFTAHIGMRWEYFSQPYNTLHNETVARESNPSTAFWDPTLPLADRTVAAVNDFYKNFQPRLGFAWNPTFDKQMVVRGGYAINSNPSFYNIFSNDAVLAPTSNTGQIVCNGANCLPSNGSFTVGGVRTANLPALPRGADPRMRDQGGVPLTFRPPYTQIYTLAIQHQLGSAAVGELRYTGSVTHKNFQSSDANPFLLPVQMDFPNYVPVTLCQDPNAVGYGRPDCSLGNNSVVNNTAWANYNGLQLNITTRNFHGLTGTFAFTQSRAIDNATDAFRSTGVGGSSIAFPQNPLNPDAPERGVSGNDFPNVVGLGFMYDFPRTQRKSGLLSRLINGYAFDSIYRYDSGQPYTFYQPVGLDAFTPDISYGDAAFNGNFNVGVGVDTSRLVLSNKKAPLNAVAYYNPYTGPTVNGSPTLGPPQFVTYQSDFIDGNGNYNPGTPMNPTTAHWIINNQAYAKLVGNPYPGSGRGINRGVTFSELDTTILKSTPITERINVELSMAAYNVLNQAYRGTPGAFVAESNNLGTVDLNNTGTVPTPTGLTSGNRFVILGAKVIF from the coding sequence ATGCTGTTTTCCAAAGTGGTGCGTCGTCTCATTCCTCTTTGCTTTGGGCTCGTTGTGCTTCTGCCGTCAAATCCTGATCTCCTCGGGCAAGGCATCACAACCGGAACCGTCTCCGGTTCTGTAGCCGACAGTTCGGGGGCTGTCGTCGAACACGCGCATATCACCGCAACCGAGGTTTCGAAAGGCATCAGGCTCATCGCTGATACAGAGCCCGACGGCGCCTTCTCTCTGCGCGCTGTTCCCATTGGGAAGTATGAACTGGTCATCTCCGCAAGCGGATTTAGCAACGCCAATGTGGAGAATGTCTTCGTCAACGCAGGTGCGACAACGGACATCGGCCGGATCGCGCTTTCCGTAACGAGTGCGGCCGAGCAGGTACAGGTGAACGCGTCGACATCCGCTTTGCTCGAAACCAGCGATTCCCAAGTCACTACGGTTTTCGACTCACAGCAGATGTCACGTCTTCCCTTTAACAACGGCTTCGACACCGCGACCGAACTCATCCCCGGTGTTGTGAGCGCGCATGCAGATAACTTCTCCAACACAAATGGCGACACATTCTCCGTCAATGGACAAAGCAGCCGCTTCAACAACTTTGAACTGGATGGGCAGTCGAATAATGACAATACCATCGGCGGTCCGCAGGTCTTCTTCGGCAATCAGGACGCGATCGGGCAGCTGCAGGTCATCACCAACAACTACAGTGCTCAGTACGGTCGCAACGCAGGCGCGGTCGTCAACTACATCACGAAATCAGGAACGAACCAGTTTCATGGCAGCGGCTTTGAATACTATCAGGGGCAGTTCCTGTCTTCATTCACGAATCAAGCAAAGAATCCTCTCTTTGGATACTGCTTGCCTGGCCAAGACCCGACAACCACAGGATGCATGCCGACACAGCTGACTCGTTACGTTGAGAACCGCTACGGCGGCACACTCGGTGGACCAATTCTGAAAGATAAGCTCTGGTTCTTTGGGAGCACTTACTGGAACACGATTCACACCGGTGCTGCGCCTGCTGTATCAAACAATCCAACCGATGGCACTCTTACGCCCACCCCGGCTGGGCTCCAGCAGCTCGCATCCGTGTTTCCAAACAATCCATCCGTTGCCATTCTGCAGAACTATGGTCCATATGGCGTGAAGACTGGCAATCCTCAGCCCGTCGGCGCAATCACCATGCAGACCGTTACCGGCCCCGGAGGCGTCACCACTACGATTCCATTCTCACTCGTGCAGCGCCTCATCACCACGCCGTACAGGGATCAGGAACATCTCGGCCGGCTCGACTGGCAACCGACCGGAGCCGACCATCTGTTTCTGCGCTACTTCTATCAGGATCTCGATCTGGCCGCTGCGGCTGGCGATATTGCGGCCGGCGGTTGGGGCGATTCACTAGGTGGCGCACACTCGATTGGAGCCGATTGGACGCATACCTTCAATACACACTGGGTCGATCAGCTTCGCTATAGCTTCCAGCAGACCAGAGCCTATCTGGAAGGAGGCGCATATCCCAGTTGCAGCGCCTCTGATGTAGTCGACTGTCCATCCGATGTCGTATTTACCGGAAGCAGCGATCTCAGCTTCGGCTACACGCAGAACCCGCAAATCCCCCAGGGCCGCATCGTAAAGGTTACACAGGTACAGAACAACGCCACTTGGAGTCACGGCAACCACACGCTTCTGCTCGGCGGCGAAATCGACTATCAGAATTCTCCAAGCGCCTATCTTCCCAGCTACGGCGGAACATTCGTTTTCAACACTCTTAGTAACTTCCTGGCGAATGGACCTCTCGCAGGACAAACCGCGCAAAACGCTTCTACTCTTAGTCTTGCCGACGGTAACTACACGACTAAATTCACAGAACTGGATGCAGCCGGGTATATACAGGATGACTGGAGAGTAACTCCGAGCTTCACCGCGCACATTGGCATGCGCTGGGAGTACTTCAGCCAGCCGTACAACACGCTTCATAATGAAACAGTTGCACGCGAGTCAAACCCCTCCACAGCATTCTGGGATCCGACACTGCCTCTGGCGGACCGCACAGTGGCAGCAGTCAACGACTTCTATAAGAACTTTCAGCCACGCCTTGGATTTGCCTGGAACCCCACCTTCGACAAGCAGATGGTTGTACGCGGCGGCTATGCCATCAACTCCAATCCATCGTTTTACAACATCTTCAGTAATGATGCCGTTCTCGCGCCTACATCCAATACCGGACAGATCGTATGCAATGGCGCAAACTGCCTTCCTTCAAACGGAAGCTTCACCGTTGGAGGGGTGCGCACTGCTAATCTGCCTGCGCTGCCACGCGGGGCCGATCCGCGTATGCGCGACCAGGGTGGAGTTCCTCTGACATTTCGCCCGCCGTACACGCAGATCTACACGCTTGCAATCCAGCATCAACTCGGAAGCGCAGCGGTCGGAGAACTTCGTTACACCGGCAGCGTTACACATAAGAATTTCCAGAGTAGTGATGCGAACCCATTCTTGCTCCCAGTTCAGATGGACTTTCCGAACTATGTTCCTGTCACGCTCTGCCAGGATCCGAACGCAGTCGGCTATGGACGTCCCGACTGTTCCTTGGGCAACAACAGCGTAGTTAACAATACAGCGTGGGCAAATTACAACGGCCTTCAGCTCAACATCACCACCCGCAATTTCCACGGTCTTACCGGAACCTTTGCGTTCACGCAGAGTCGGGCAATCGACAACGCAACCGACGCGTTTCGCAGCACGGGAGTTGGTGGTTCATCAATCGCATTTCCGCAAAATCCGCTGAACCCCGATGCTCCCGAGCGCGGTGTCAGCGGTAACGATTTCCCAAATGTAGTTGGCCTTGGATTCATGTATGACTTTCCCCGCACGCAACGCAAGAGCGGTCTGTTGTCGCGACTCATCAACGGCTACGCATTTGATTCCATATATCGCTACGACTCAGGACAGCCCTATACTTTCTATCAACCGGTTGGCCTCGATGCCTTCACACCGGACATAAGCTACGGTGACGCGGCTTTCAACGGCAACTTTAATGTCGGCGTTGGAGTCGACACCAGCCGCCTCGTTCTTTCCAATAAGAAAGCTCCGCTGAACGCCGTGGCATACTACAACCCGTACACCGGTCCGACCGTGAATGGCAGCCCGACGCTTGGGCCGCCGCAATTTGTTACCTATCAGAGCGACTTCATTGACGGCAATGGCAACTACAACCCCGGTACACCTATGAACCCGACGACGGCGCACTGGATTATCAACAATCAGGCTTACGCGAAACTTGTTGGCAATCCTTACCCCGGTTCTGGACGTGGCATCAATCGTGGCGTAACTTTCAGTGAACTTGATACGACCATCCTCAAGAGCACTCCGATTACCGAACGCATCAACGTCGAGCTTTCGATGGCCGCCTACAACGTACTGAACCAGGCCTACCGCGGTACGCCCGGAGCTTTCGTGGCGGAGTCGAACAACCTTGGCACTGTTGACCTTAACAACACCGGAACGGTTCCAACTCCAACCGGTCTCACCTCGGGCAATCGATTCGTGATCCTGGGAGCGAAAGTTATTTTCTAA